CTGATGCCGTAGCCGGCCAGCTTTCTGACCAGCTGCTGCCGCAAATTGATATTGCCCAGCCGGTCGCCGTAACGGAACAACGTGGCCACGCCGCTGCGCACCACCTGGCGGCTGAACTTGTCCAGGCGCATATCCATCAGCCACTCCACCGGCGGAAACCCTTCGCCCAAATGGGAATGCCCAGGCTCGCGCACGAACTGCTGACGCATCATCCAGATAGTGTCCAGAGCGCGTGCATAAGGCGGTGGTTCGGGACCGGTATCGTCGTCGTTCTCCGGCGGCGCGCAGACAAAAAAGCCCTTGCCGTGTCTGGCCTCGATAAGCCCCTCCGCGGCGAGGTACTCGTAGGCGGTGATCACGGTGTTCTTGGAATGGCCATGCAGGCGAGTGTACTCGCGCAGGGAGGGCAGCTTGTCGCCCTGGCGCAGCGCGCCTTCGGCGATCTGCTCGGCGATGCTGGCGGCGACCCGCTGAGCCAGCGTTTGGCGATGTAGGGGAAAGGCCACGGGAAATTCCGTTGTTGTTGTACGGGGTTGGGGGAGACTGTTTGCCGTAACTGTACCTTTTTGATGGGTACAGGTGAAGCTATCGTAACGGTCAATCCGGCGTATCCGGCTCCGCCAACCCAACGCCGCCCACCTAACAACAACGACGTCACAGAGGTGACCAGTGAGCTACAGTTCTTTGCTTCCCGGTTTTCGTAATCTCTCCCCCGCCGAGCGATTGGATCATCTGCAATCCCAGCTGGCCCTGTCCGATGAGGAACTGGATCTGCTGCGCAACGCCGGAGCTCTGCCGTTGGAAATCGCCGATGGCATGATTGAGAACGTCATCGCCAAGTTCGAGCTGCCTTTGGCGGTTGCCGGGAATTTTCTGGTTAACGGCAAGGAGGTACTGGTGCCCCTGGCGGTGGAAGAGCCCTCGGTGGTGGCGGCGGCGTCCTTCATGGCAAAGCTGGCGCGTCCGGCGGGCGGGTTTCTGACGTCCTCCAGTACGCCGCTGATGCGCGCGCAGATCCAGATCATCGGTGTTTCCGATCCGGCCAATGCCCGTCTCAGCCTGCTGCGTCACAAGCAGCGCATCCTCGATCTGGCCAACAGCAAGGATCAGCTTCTCAACCAGCTCGGTGGCGGCTGCCGCGACCTGGACATCCATACCTTCGCCGACAGTCCGCGCGGACCGATGGTGGTGGCCCACCTGTTGGTCGACGTGCGGGACGCCATGGGGGCTAATACCGTCAACACCATGGCCGAGGCCGTGGCACCTTTGATGGAAGAGATCACCGGCGGCACGGTGCGGCTGCGGATTCTCTCCAACCTGGCCGATTTGCGGCTCTCCCGTGCCCAGGTGCGCATTGCTCCGGAGCATCTGGATAGCGCGGACTACAAAGGCGAGGATGTAATCGAGCGTATTATCGACGCCTACGCGTTCGCCGCCGTGGATCCGTACCGGGCGGCCACCCACAACAAAGGCATCATGAATGGCATCGACCCTTTGATCGTCGCCACCGGTAATGACTGGCGCGCGGTGGAAGCGGGTGCCCATGCCTATGCCTGTCGCGATGGCCATTACGGCTCCCTCTCCACCTGGGAAAAAGATCGGGACGGCGCCCTGGTGGGCACCATTGAAATGCCCATGCCGGTGGGGTTGGTGGGCGGCGCCACCAAAACACACCCGCTGGCGCGGCTGGCGCTGAAGATTATGGGCGTATCCAGTGCCCAGGAGTTGGCGGAAGTGGCGGTGGCCGTGGGGCTGGCGCAGAACCTGGGAGCGCTGCGCGCGTTGGCGACGGAAGGCATTCAGCGCGGCCATATGGCCCTGCACGCCCGCAATATTGCGCTGTCGGCCGGCGCTCGTGGCGACGAGGTCGCTTACGTGGTGGAGCGCATGGTCAGCGCCCGGGACGTGCGCGCCGATCACGCGGAATCCTTGTTGAAAGAGAAACGGCAAAGCGAGTGAGACAGCGTCTATGATCGGCTCGCTGGTGGCGCCGATGAGCGGCGCCGCCAGCGAGCATCAGAATGACAACAAGACGAGGAGGTCCCATGACCCATCAAACCGATATTCCCGCCACATCAGAAGGTCCGCTCAAGGGCATTGTCATCCTCGATCTGACCCGGGTTGTGGCCGGCCCATACTGCGCCATGC
This sequence is a window from Alloalcanivorax dieselolei B5. Protein-coding genes within it:
- a CDS encoding hydroxymethylglutaryl-CoA reductase, degradative; protein product: MSYSSLLPGFRNLSPAERLDHLQSQLALSDEELDLLRNAGALPLEIADGMIENVIAKFELPLAVAGNFLVNGKEVLVPLAVEEPSVVAAASFMAKLARPAGGFLTSSSTPLMRAQIQIIGVSDPANARLSLLRHKQRILDLANSKDQLLNQLGGGCRDLDIHTFADSPRGPMVVAHLLVDVRDAMGANTVNTMAEAVAPLMEEITGGTVRLRILSNLADLRLSRAQVRIAPEHLDSADYKGEDVIERIIDAYAFAAVDPYRAATHNKGIMNGIDPLIVATGNDWRAVEAGAHAYACRDGHYGSLSTWEKDRDGALVGTIEMPMPVGLVGGATKTHPLARLALKIMGVSSAQELAEVAVAVGLAQNLGALRALATEGIQRGHMALHARNIALSAGARGDEVAYVVERMVSARDVRADHAESLLKEKRQSE